The proteins below come from a single Aegilops tauschii subsp. strangulata cultivar AL8/78 chromosome 6, Aet v6.0, whole genome shotgun sequence genomic window:
- the LOC109772390 gene encoding senescence-specific cysteine protease SAG39 isoform X2 has protein sequence MAISKALILSILGCLCFCSSVLAARELNDDLSMVARHERWMVQYNRVYKDTTEKAHRFEVFKANVGFIESFNAENRKFYLGINQFTDLTNEEFKATKANKGYRPSLERVPTGFRYENVSLDALPETIDWRTKGAVTPIKDQGQCGCCWAFSAVAATEGIVKLKTGKLISLSEQELVDCDVHGEDQGCEGGLMDDAFKFIIKNGGLTTESNYPYTAADDKCKSGTNDAATIKSYEDVPANNEGALMQAVASQPVSVAVDGGDMTFQFYKGGVMTGSCGTDLDHGIAAIGYGKTSDGTKYWLLKNSWGTTWGENGYLRMEKDITDKRGMCGLAMEPSYPTA, from the exons ATGGCCATCTCAAAAGCTTTGATCCTTAGCATCCTCGGGTGCCTCTGCTTCTGCAGTTCGGTCCTAGCAGCTCGGGAGCTCAACGATGACTTGTCAATGGTGGCAAGGCATGAGAGATGGATGGTGCAGTACAACCGTGTGTACAAGGACACTACTGAGAAGGCACATCGATTTGAGGTGTTCAAGGCCAATGTCGGGTTCATCGAGTCGTTTAACGCCGAGAACCGCAAGTTCTATTTGGGCATCAATCAGTTCACCGACCTAACCAACGAGGAGTTCAAGGCGACAAAGGCTAACAAGGGGTACAGACCAAGCTTGGAGAGGGTGCCTACCGGATTCAGGTACGAGAATGTAAGTCTCGATGCACTTCCGGAAACCATAGACTGGAGGACCAAAGGTGCAGTTACTCCCATCAAGGATCAGGGCCAATGTG GTTGTTGTTGGGCGTTTTCTGCTGTCGCTGCTACAGAGGGCATCGTTAAGCTCAAAACTGGCAAGCTTATCTCACTGTCGGAGCAAGAGTTGGTGGATTGTGATGTCCATGGTGAAGACCAAGGTTGCGAAGGAGGGCTCATGGACGATGCCTTTAAGTTCATAATTAAGAATGGTGGTCTCACCACCGAGTCCAACTACCCATATACCGCGGCAGATGACAAGTGCAAGAGTGGAACCAATGATGCCGCAACCATCAAAAGCTATGAGGATGTTCCAGCCAACAACGAGGGAGCCCTCATGCAAGCCGTGGCAAGTCAACCCGTCTCGGTAGCTGTAGATGGAGGAGATATGACATTCCAGTTTTACAAAGGTGGAGTGATGACTGGCTCATGTGGCACTGACCTAGACCATGGTATTGCAGCTATTGGTTATGGCAAGACCAGCGATGGCACAAAGTATTGGTTGTTGAAGAATTCATGGGGAACAACATGGGGCGAGAACGGATATTTAAGAATGGAGAAGGACATTACCGACAAGAGAGGCATGTGTGGCCTTGCGATGGAGCCTTCTTACCCCACTGCATAG
- the LOC109772381 gene encoding uncharacterized protein, with amino-acid sequence MASAAAAALAAAGKRQLSEDDLYLILHKYSPATILTALQEVTQHAQRRSIDWRALVAKTATGITSAREYQMLWRYIAYGYDFVENVEDGSPQPLGDESDLECEIEPSPKPSNEAAAEASRFAKILMYGPSREQGSSHRANSDVPLLNTPNEKIPRVSSDKQLAQSHRLTNGTGPVSNSKQAPHTGLSPDSFDGNGPHNKKTKKTKAWTKDEDAELMAGVHKCGEGNWLDILRKYNFDSTRTYGQLSQRWAVISKRQATTKPAKAKPVTGGYDMKATQKAFFMALDMPMGKPGGLSTLRSGASQQSTQHPAPVFGAAAPELKSATSSSSFSLPVPVVPSAAPGPVSAQVQVQPRVQQAPSQAAPSKVSNASIKSRNSSKKQTAQANLTNAPSSIQAAAIAAGGRIATASIATNLLKAAQSPQAVHIRSRGKGSSKTSTSSKASTVAGEPGTQTGSAQHSELPNSSAPIPSPTVLITQSTEQVNVVPEVAGVNPPEQSASAHLLEPDRALSTTPVPGPCDNMEIDDDSTFCVVTMEDLFPEDVKQPETVSQPETVRLPEMVRQPETVRQTETVSQPETVRQPEMVRQPETVRQPEMVKQPEMVDPKAEEMIDPKDADMLEFDRFVAQGCLTTDYSDKSKGVKIAPGAQGATASQKKKQLPTVGKSIPVFRAPVTMKKTKALPSHGATLASTVASSGLVGTGNAGVLSKAIYRKPAGPGTTGKQNRCQEIMAQKQHAMNSNSSAMARNAAPGTGTPARNVAAGVGAPARNMAPATGTPAKSVAPATGTPPVRNTAPATGTPPVRNTAPATGTPPVRNTAPGTGTPPVRNTAPGTGAPPVRNTAPGTGAPPVRNTAPGTGTPAVRNTAPGTGTPARNSLTGTGTPPARNLLTSTGTPPARNAAPVTGAPPARNLLTGTGTPPAIRQHNPAVNGASKGNPPASQ; translated from the exons atggcgtcggcggcggcggcggcgctggcggcggcggggaagcgacAGTTATCCGAGGACGACCTGTACCTCATCCTCCACAA GTACTCGCCGGCGACGATCCTGACGGCGCTCCAGGAGGTGACGCAGCACGCGCAGCGGAGGAGCATCGACTGGCGGGCGCTGGTGGCCAAGACGGCCACGGGGATCACCTCCGCCCGCGAGTACCAGATGCTCTGGCGCTACATCGCCTACGGGTACGACTTCGTCGAGAACGTCGAGGACGGCAGCCCCCAGCCACTG GGTGATGAGAGCGACTTGGAGTGTGAGATTGAACCCTCTCCTAAGCCGAGCAACGAAGCCGCAGCCGAGGCCTCACGGTTCGCCAAG ATCTTGATGTACGGACCTTCACGCGAGCAAGGTTCTAGTCATCGTGCTAACTCAGATGTTCCTCTGCTAAACACTCCAAATGAAAAGATACCACGTGTTTCATCTGACAAACAGCTTGCTCAGAGCCATCGTCTAACAAATGGTACAGGTCCAGTTTCCAACTCAAAGCAGGCACCCCATACAGGGTTATCTCCTGATTCTTTTGATGGGAATGGACCTCATAATAAAAAGACAAAGAAGACTAAAGCATGGACTAAGGATGAGGATGCAGAGTTAATGGCTGGTGTACATAAGTGTGGTGAAGGAAATTGGCTGGACATTCTGCGTAAATATAACTTCGATAGCACAAGAACTTATGGTCAATTATCTCAG AGATGGGCAGTAATTTCCaagcgtcaagcaacaaccaagCCTGCTAAAGCTAAACCAGTCACCGGGGGATATGATATGAAAGCTACTCAAAAGGCATTCTTTATGGCTCTTGATATGCCTATGGGGAAGCCTGGTGGATTGTCTACATTAAGATCAG GAGCTTCACAACAAAGCACTCAACATCCTGCTCCAGTATTTGGTGCTGCGGCACCTGAGTTAAAATCTGCAACATCCTCTTCATCATTCTCGTTGCCAGTACCAGTGGTGCCAAGTGCAGCCCCTGGGCCTGTGTCAGCACAAGTGCAGGTTCAACCTCGGGTGCAACAAGCTCCTTCTCAAGCTGCGCCCTCAAAAGTGTCAAATGCTTCAATCAAGTCACGAAATAGCTCTAAGAAGCAAACTGCACAAGCAAATCTTACAAATGCTCCTTCGTCTATACAAGCTGCAGCTATTGCTGCTGGTGGACGAATCGCCACAGCAAGCATCGCCACCAATTTATTGAAAGCTGCACAATCCCCGCAAGCTGTGCACATAAGATCTCGAGGAAAAGGGTCTTCAAAAACTTCTACAAGCTCTAAAGCATCCACTGTGGCTGGTGAGCCTGGAACACAGACTGGCAGTGCTCAACACTCAGAACTTCCAAACTCCAGTGCCCCTATACCATCTCCTACGGTTTTGATAACACAGTCAACCGAGCAAGTTAATGTTGTGCCAGAAGTTGCAGGAGTTAATCCCCCGGAACAATCTGCTAGTGCACATTTGTTGGAACCTGATAGAGCATTGAGCACCACACCAGTGCCTGGCCCATGCGACAATATGGAGATTGACGACGACTCAACATTTTGTGTAGTCACGATGGAGGACTTGTTTCCTGAAGACGTGAAGCAGCCAGAGACAGTGAGTCAGCCAGAGACAGTGAGGCTGCCAGAGATGGTGAGGCAGCCAGAGACGGTGAGGCAGACAGAGACGGTGAGTCAGCCAGAGACGGTGAGGCAGCCAGAGATGGTGAGGCAGCCAGAGACGGTGAGGCAGCCAGAGATGGTGAAGCAGCCAGAGATGGTAGATCCCAAAGCCGAGGAGATGATAGATCCCAAGGATGCTGACATGCTGGAGTTCGATCGCTTTGTTGCCCAAGGATGCTTGACTACAGATTATTCTGATAAAAGCAAAGGTGTCAAAATTGCTCCTGGAGCTCAAGGAGCTACTGCCAGccagaagaagaagcagctacccACAGTTGGGAAAAGCATCCCTGTGTTTAGAGCACCAGTAACCATGAAGAAGACCAAAGCTCTACCTTCACATGGGGCGACGCTTGCATCAACTGTCGCCTCTAGTGGCCTTGTTGGCACAGGCAATGCTGGTGTGCTGAGTAAAGCAATATATCGgaagccagctggtccaggcacCACAGGCAAACAAAATAGGTGCCAAGAAATTATGGCCCAGAAGCAGCATGCTATGAACTCAAATAGTAGCGCAATGGCCAGGAATGCGGCTCCCGGCACCGGAACACCAGCCAGGAATGTGGCTGCCGGCGTTGGAGCACCAGCCAGGAATATGGCTCCCGCCACCGGAACACCAGCTAAAAGTGTGGCTCCTGCCACTGGAACACCACCAGTCAGGAACACGGCCCCTGCCACTGGAACACCACCAGTCAGGAACACGGCCCCTGCCACTGGAACACCACCAGTCAGGAACACGGCTCCCGGCACTGGAACACCACCAGTCAGGAACACGGCTCCCGGCACTGGAGCACCACCAGTCAGGAACACGGCTCCCGGCACTGGAGCACCACCAGTCAGGAACACGGCTCCCGGCACTGGAACACCTGCAGTCAGGAACACGGCTCCTGGCACCGGAACACCAGCCAGGAACTCGCTCACTGGCACCGGAACACCACCGGCCAGGAACTTGCTCACCAGCACAGGAACACCACCAGCCAGGAATGCGGCTCCTGTCACCGGAGCACCACCAGCCAGGAACTTGCTTACCGGCACCGGAACACCACCAGCCATTCGGCAACATAACCCAGCGGTGAATGGGGCTAGCAAGGGGAATCCGCCGGCCAGCCAATAG
- the LOC109772390 gene encoding senescence-specific cysteine protease SAG39 isoform X1 translates to MSIHLKLVHALILSILGCLCFCSSVLAARELNDDLSMVARHERWMVQYNRVYKDTTEKAHRFEVFKANVGFIESFNAENRKFYLGINQFTDLTNEEFKATKANKGYRPSLERVPTGFRYENVSLDALPETIDWRTKGAVTPIKDQGQCGCCWAFSAVAATEGIVKLKTGKLISLSEQELVDCDVHGEDQGCEGGLMDDAFKFIIKNGGLTTESNYPYTAADDKCKSGTNDAATIKSYEDVPANNEGALMQAVASQPVSVAVDGGDMTFQFYKGGVMTGSCGTDLDHGIAAIGYGKTSDGTKYWLLKNSWGTTWGENGYLRMEKDITDKRGMCGLAMEPSYPTA, encoded by the exons atgtccatccacttgaaactagtccacg CTTTGATCCTTAGCATCCTCGGGTGCCTCTGCTTCTGCAGTTCGGTCCTAGCAGCTCGGGAGCTCAACGATGACTTGTCAATGGTGGCAAGGCATGAGAGATGGATGGTGCAGTACAACCGTGTGTACAAGGACACTACTGAGAAGGCACATCGATTTGAGGTGTTCAAGGCCAATGTCGGGTTCATCGAGTCGTTTAACGCCGAGAACCGCAAGTTCTATTTGGGCATCAATCAGTTCACCGACCTAACCAACGAGGAGTTCAAGGCGACAAAGGCTAACAAGGGGTACAGACCAAGCTTGGAGAGGGTGCCTACCGGATTCAGGTACGAGAATGTAAGTCTCGATGCACTTCCGGAAACCATAGACTGGAGGACCAAAGGTGCAGTTACTCCCATCAAGGATCAGGGCCAATGTG GTTGTTGTTGGGCGTTTTCTGCTGTCGCTGCTACAGAGGGCATCGTTAAGCTCAAAACTGGCAAGCTTATCTCACTGTCGGAGCAAGAGTTGGTGGATTGTGATGTCCATGGTGAAGACCAAGGTTGCGAAGGAGGGCTCATGGACGATGCCTTTAAGTTCATAATTAAGAATGGTGGTCTCACCACCGAGTCCAACTACCCATATACCGCGGCAGATGACAAGTGCAAGAGTGGAACCAATGATGCCGCAACCATCAAAAGCTATGAGGATGTTCCAGCCAACAACGAGGGAGCCCTCATGCAAGCCGTGGCAAGTCAACCCGTCTCGGTAGCTGTAGATGGAGGAGATATGACATTCCAGTTTTACAAAGGTGGAGTGATGACTGGCTCATGTGGCACTGACCTAGACCATGGTATTGCAGCTATTGGTTATGGCAAGACCAGCGATGGCACAAAGTATTGGTTGTTGAAGAATTCATGGGGAACAACATGGGGCGAGAACGGATATTTAAGAATGGAGAAGGACATTACCGACAAGAGAGGCATGTGTGGCCTTGCGATGGAGCCTTCTTACCCCACTGCATAG
- the LOC109772383 gene encoding anthranilate O-methyltransferase 1-like, with translation MTIVDLGCSSGGNTLLFVSNVIEAVSHHLEKIGGHPAELQFFLNDLPSNDFNRVFRSVQRFKNSIGMGRHKGEEIPAFFITGLPSSYYTRLLPRSSVHLFHSSYCLHWRSRLPDGLEGKKRPYLNEGNIDIAMTTPPSVVKMYQEQFQKDMLLFLRLRYEELFAGGQMMLTFLGRKHGDAYNGGLCRLHGLLSRSVQSLVDEGLVEKEKLDSFNLPLYGPSMEEVKAVVEQSQQFRMNHIKLFETNWDPYDDSEGNDVHDSVQSGINVSKSLRAVMEPLFASHFGESVLDKLFKKFAYNVEVHLEMEKTKYSVITLSLTRI, from the exons ATGACCATTGTTGACCTGGGCTGCTCTTCAGGCGGGAACACGCTCCTCTTCGTCTCCAATGTGATCGAAGCGGTCAGTCACCATCTTGAGAAGATCGGTGGCCATCCCGCTGAGCTTCAGTTCTTTCTCAATGATTTACCAAGCAATGACTTCAACCGCGTCTTCCGATCGGTTCAACGGTTCAAGAACTCGATTGGTATGGGTCGTCACAAGGGAGAGGAGATACCTGCTTTCTTCATCACCGGGCTGCCGAGCTCCTACTACACGAGGCTTCTGCCTCGCAGCAGTGTTCATCTCTTTCACTCGTCGTATTGCCTGCATTGGCGCTCTCGG CTTCCCGATGGATTAGAAGGCAAGAAAAGGCCGTATCTGAACGAAGGAAACATCGACATTGCGATGACTACCCCACCCTCTGTGGTGAAAATGTATCAAGAGCAGTTTCAGAAGGACATGCTGTTGTTCCTCCGGCTGCGATATGAAGAACTATTTGCAGGTGGACAGATGATGCTCACATTTCTAGGGAGGAAACATGGCGACGCCTACAACGGAGGTCTCTGCCGTTTACACGGTCTGCTCTCACGGTCCGTGCAATCTCTTGTTGACGAG GGCCTCGTGGAGAAAGAAAAGCTCGACTCCTTTAATCTACCTTTGTACGGCCCATCGATGGAAGAAGTCAAAGCAGTCGTCGAGCAAAGCCAGCAGTTTCGCATGAATCATATCAAGCTGTTCGAGACCAACTGGGATCCTTACGACGATTCGGAAGGCAATGATGTGCACGACAGTGTCCAAAGTGGCATAAATGTCTCCAAGAGCTTGAGGGCAGTGATGGAGCCCCTGTTTGCAAGCCATTTCGGCGAATCCGTCCTCGACAAGCTCTTCAAGAAATTTGCATACAACGTTGAGGTGCACCTGGAGATGGAGAAGACCAAGTACTCCGTCATTACACTGTCGTTAACAAGGATTTGA
- the LOC109772391 gene encoding senescence-specific cysteine protease SAG39-like translates to MAISKSLIIGLLGCLCFYSSVLAAREINDDFSMVARHESWMAQYNRVYKDATEKAYRFEVFKANVGFIESFNAENHKFYLGINQFTDLTNEEFKGTKANKGYKPSLQRVPTGFRYENLSLDSLPAAVDWRTKGAVTPIKDQGQCGCCWAFSAVAATEGIVKLKTGKLISLSEQELVDCDVHGEDQGCEGGLMDDAFKFIIKNGGLTTESNYPYAAADDKCKSGTNDAATIKSYEDVPANNEGALMQAVASQPVSVAVDGGDMTFQFYKGGVMTGSCGTDLDHGIAAIGYGKTSDGTKYWLLKNSWGTTWGENGYLRMEKDITDKRGMCGLAMEPSYPTA, encoded by the exons ATGGCCATCTCAAAATCTTTGATCATTGGCCTCCTCGGATGCCTTTGCTTCTACAGTTCGGTCCTAGCAGCTCGCGAGATCAACGATGACTTTTCGATGGTGGCAAGGCATGAGAGCTGGATGGCGCAGTACAACCGTGTGTACAAAGACGCTACTGAGAAGGCATACCGATTTGAGGTCTTCAAGGCCAATGTCGGGTTCATCGAGTCGTTTAACGCCGAGAATCACAAGTTCTATTTGGGCATCAATCAGTTCACCGACCTCACCAATGAGGAGTTCAAGGGGACAAAGGCTAACAAGGGGTACAAACCAAGCTTGCAGCGGGTTCCTACCGGATTCAGGTACGAGAATCTAAGTCTCGATTCACTTCCGGCAGCCGTAGACTGGAGGACCAAAGGTGCAGTCACTCCCATCAAGGACCAAGGCCAATGTG GTTGTTGTTGGGCATTTTCTGCTGTTGCTGCTACAGAGGGCATTGTTAAACTCAAAACTGGCAAGCTTATCTCACTGTCGGAGCAAGAGTTGGTGGATTGTGATGTCCATGGTGAAGACCAAGGTTGTGAAGGAGGTCTCATGGATGATGCCTTTAAGTTCATAATCAAGAATGGTGGTCTCACCACCGAGTCCAACTACCCATATGCCGCCGCAGATGACAAGTGCAAGAGTGGAACCAATGATGCAGCAACCATCAAAAGCTATGAGGATGTTCCAGCCAACAACGAGGGAGCACTCATGCAAGCCGTCGCAAGTCAACCTGTCTCGGTAGCCGTAGATGGAGGAGATATGACGTTCCAGTTTTACAAAGGTGGAGTAATGACTGGCTCATGTGGCACTGATCTAGACCATGGAATTGCAGCTATTGGTTATGGCAAGACCAGTGATGGCACAAAGTATTGGTTGTTGAAGAACTCTTGGGGAACAACTTGGGGCGAGAACGGATATTTAAGAATGGAGAAGGACATTACCGACAAGAGGGGCATGTGTGGCCTTGCGATGGAGCCTTCTTACCCCACTGCATAG